A region of Pempheris klunzingeri isolate RE-2024b chromosome 15, fPemKlu1.hap1, whole genome shotgun sequence DNA encodes the following proteins:
- the pkia gene encoding cAMP-dependent protein kinase inhibitor alpha → MSDVEATYADFIASGRTGRRNAMHDILQSPTDPEGRELPLTLSLSQLHINAGGGDGDDTEDSQSSSSSSAHREAEQRNS, encoded by the exons ATGTCTGATGTTGAGGCCACGTACGCAGACTTCATCGCCTCTGGCAGGACGGGACGCAGGAACGCCATGCACGACATCCTGCAGAGTCCCACCGACCCCGAGGGACGAGAGCTGCCCCTCACCCTCTCGCTGTCCCAGCTGCACATCAACGCCGGAGGGGGAG ATGGCGACGACACTGAGGACAGCCagagctcctcttcctcctcggcccacagggaggcagagcagaggaacAGCTAA